TATATAGGCTATTCTATAATAGAATACTATTTTAGAATAGTATAACTGGAAGAGATAGTATTCTATCTATACTATTCGCGGCAGATTTAACTTGAGGGGAGTTGATACGCTGAATAGCATGAGTGGCTCAGATAGCAAGAATAGCATAGATAGAACGAATAGCCCAAATAGCCCATATGATTCGGTACAGACCGATGGGAACTCTCGGGCTGTTTCGGTGTGTATGCTGAAGGGAGGCGTCGGCAAATCGACGATTGCGGTCAACCTCGCCCGACAACTGGCCGCACACGAACACGATGTCCTCCTCATCGATCTTGACCCGAACGGCCACGCGTCCGTGGGGCTGGGGTTTGACGACCAGTACCACAACACCGAGGAAACCATCGGCGACGTCTTCTTCAACGATGCTGACCCGACTTCAGTTGTCTACGATACCAGCTATGAGTTCGATATCCTCCCGTCCAGCGAGGACTTAGAACAGGTCGAGCGGGAGATCGTCGTCGGCGACGTATTCCAACCCTCTGCGCTGCTCAAACGGGAAGTCGTCGACCCACTCCTTGGGGACACGTACGATTATATCGTCACAGATTCGCCGGCGTACCGATCCCGACTCACGGACAACGCGCTCGTCGCGACGGCGAACTTGGTGCTTCCGCTCGCCCCGGGGAACGAGGCGATGGCCGGCTTGGAGCGAACCATCGAGCGACAGATCTCACCGCTTCGGCAGCATATGGACGTCGACGTTCTGTCACTGGTTCCGAACATGTTGAGCGGCCGTATCGACCAGCAGACTCAAGATCGACAGCTCCTCGAACGTCTCAACTCGCACGATAACCTTCAGGACCGCATCCCGAATTTCGCGAGAATCACGGACTGGGAGGCTGTCGACGCCGGCGATCTCAAACCCTCACCGGGCATCCGGGACCGAACCAGCATCACGAAGGCCTATGGCGAGCGCAAACCCCTGCTGGACTACGACCCTGACTGTGACCAGTTGCAGTGTTTCAACGAGTTGGCGCACATCGTCGAGGCAGGTGAGGTGGTCCGCCATGTCTGACGACGATCCGTTTGCCGACCTCGGGGAGACACTCGAAGATGAACCGGACGACGAACCCCAGGATACGGATGACGCGTCTGGATCGGGAGGCGACGAAGAGACGCCCTCTCAGGAACCCGTCGAACGACGAAATCCGATGACCGATTCAGCGTTCAGCTATGAGGCCGCCAAACAGCGGCCTTTCTACGCCAGGGAGGCTACGATCGAGGACTTCGATTCTTGGTTGAAGTACGAACTGGAACGCGAGCTCAACCAGCAGGGCTACCAGAACATCGTCGTTAGGGAGATGACTGATGCTCTTCTCCGAACCGTCGTGGAGGAAGATCTCGTAGACGAAGTGGCCGAACGATTCGAACAAGCCCGCGAGTCTGCTTCTTCAGAATCGACTGAATAGCGTACTATTCCAAAATAGAATACTATTCTACAATACCCCAGCAGCAACCTCAGAATAGTCTGATTCCGCCTCTATATGGTGGACTCAGTTGAGACCCATAACCTCGGAGGATATATTTGATGTGTGCCTTCTATTCAACAGATGTTGTGCTGTTCAAAATCCGGAGTAAGAGTCAGTACTGGTTCTCAACTCATTTATTAACGATTTTAATAGATATTCATTTGTCAATAATGAATACATCAATCTACTACCTGTGAAACCCACTCTTAGGCTGTAAAATCTAGTTATGGGCAATTACGGCGATACTCTCAAATTGGTCCAGAATAGTGAATTATATAACAAGATGAGTCCGGAACCCACGTCTCCCGACTACGGAGCCGACGCGTTCCTCGCGCGGCTGGCGATAGAAGGTCCAGCACCGATCCTCGCCGCAGAGGCCGCCACCGGAACCGTCGTGGCGGTAAACGAGGCTGCGACCGAGCTGTTCGGTCGCAACCGCTCTTCGCTTATCGGGATGC
The genomic region above belongs to Haloplanus sp. HW8-1 and contains:
- a CDS encoding ParA family protein; this encodes MSGSDSKNSIDRTNSPNSPYDSVQTDGNSRAVSVCMLKGGVGKSTIAVNLARQLAAHEHDVLLIDLDPNGHASVGLGFDDQYHNTEETIGDVFFNDADPTSVVYDTSYEFDILPSSEDLEQVEREIVVGDVFQPSALLKREVVDPLLGDTYDYIVTDSPAYRSRLTDNALVATANLVLPLAPGNEAMAGLERTIERQISPLRQHMDVDVLSLVPNMLSGRIDQQTQDRQLLERLNSHDNLQDRIPNFARITDWEAVDAGDLKPSPGIRDRTSITKAYGERKPLLDYDPDCDQLQCFNELAHIVEAGEVVRHV